The Cellulomonas sp. S1-8 genome has a window encoding:
- a CDS encoding QsdR family transcriptional regulator → MRQNVLEPSHAHLIHLAYRHHRHSRIARGRSGEDRETAVADDREPSAPVSTVRVLSHATAVHGGIRHFLSRGMLDMNMLARELAVSRATLYRTVRSRDALLGDVLISLGRRSVDLALAERYPAGVDGVIEVSRRFARRLQDAEALRWFAQQEPEAAHRILLAPHGCVHARAVDVQRELFVRIGGPEICGREPTPSSPHGSASGLTDRRLPRSLEAPVPRVPVAQGDPLADRAFLYIRVLESVLYGPMLAGRRPDFALAEPALRALLR, encoded by the coding sequence GTGCGTCAGAACGTGCTGGAACCGAGTCATGCACATCTGATACACCTGGCGTACCGGCATCATCGCCACAGCCGCATCGCCCGCGGAAGGTCCGGTGAGGATCGTGAGACCGCCGTCGCAGATGACCGAGAACCATCCGCCCCCGTGAGCACCGTCCGCGTCCTCAGCCACGCGACTGCCGTGCACGGCGGCATCCGGCACTTCCTGAGTCGGGGCATGCTCGACATGAACATGCTCGCCCGCGAGCTCGCCGTCAGCCGCGCGACGCTCTACCGCACCGTGCGCAGCCGCGACGCTCTCCTCGGCGACGTGCTGATCTCGCTCGGTCGGCGCAGCGTCGATCTCGCTCTGGCCGAGCGCTACCCAGCGGGTGTCGACGGCGTCATCGAGGTGTCCCGACGCTTCGCGCGGCGGCTCCAGGACGCCGAGGCGTTGCGCTGGTTCGCCCAGCAGGAGCCGGAGGCGGCCCATCGCATCCTCCTGGCGCCCCACGGCTGTGTCCACGCGCGGGCGGTCGACGTGCAGCGTGAGCTGTTCGTCCGGATCGGTGGTCCGGAGATCTGTGGGCGCGAGCCGACGCCGTCGTCGCCGCACGGCTCGGCATCCGGCCTGACCGACCGGCGGTTGCCGAGATCCCTCGAAGCGCCGGTGCCGCGGGTCCCTGTCGCACAGGGCGACCCGCTCGCTGACCGCGCCTTCCTCTACATCCGCGTCCTGGAGTCGGTGCTCTACGGGCCGATGCTCGCCGGCCGCCGCCCGGACTTCGCCCTCGCGGAACCGGCACTGCGCGCGCTGCTGCGGTGA
- a CDS encoding ADP-ribosylglycohydrolase family protein: MTLTPAQLDRAVGAVLGSAAGDALGAGYEFGPPLPDDQPVHMAGGGSFDWAPGEWTDDTSMAVPIARVLADGGALEDEASLDAVVAAWAGWARTAKDVGVQTRALLSSLPTLTASAARDAAAAHFAADPRGAAGNGSLMRTGPVALGYLDDGREDALARAARAVSDLTHADPDTGDACVLWSLTVRHAVRGGALDLGGQLDALPAQRRDVWAARIAEAEASQPSDFDKNGWVVHALQGAWSAIHHGDGLVDVLERSVRGGRDTDTVAAIAGAVAGAVHGAGAVPDAWRRILHGWPGLDADGLGDLARRAATREPVAG, encoded by the coding sequence GTGACCCTCACCCCCGCCCAGCTCGACCGGGCCGTCGGCGCCGTCCTGGGCTCAGCGGCCGGCGACGCGCTCGGCGCGGGCTACGAGTTCGGCCCGCCGCTGCCCGACGACCAGCCCGTGCACATGGCGGGCGGCGGCAGCTTCGACTGGGCGCCCGGGGAGTGGACCGACGACACGTCGATGGCCGTCCCGATCGCGCGCGTGCTCGCCGACGGCGGGGCGCTGGAGGACGAGGCGTCGCTCGACGCCGTCGTCGCGGCGTGGGCCGGCTGGGCGCGGACGGCGAAGGACGTGGGCGTGCAGACCCGTGCGCTGCTGTCGTCGTTGCCGACCCTGACGGCGTCCGCCGCGCGCGATGCCGCCGCCGCGCACTTCGCCGCCGACCCGCGCGGCGCGGCGGGCAACGGCAGCCTCATGCGGACGGGTCCGGTCGCGCTCGGGTATCTCGACGACGGTCGCGAGGACGCGCTCGCCCGCGCGGCGCGCGCCGTCTCCGACCTCACGCACGCCGACCCGGACACCGGGGACGCGTGCGTGCTCTGGTCGCTGACGGTCCGGCACGCGGTTCGCGGGGGCGCGCTCGACCTGGGTGGGCAGCTCGATGCGCTGCCCGCCCAGCGCCGTGACGTCTGGGCGGCGCGGATCGCCGAGGCGGAGGCGTCGCAGCCGTCCGACTTCGACAAGAACGGGTGGGTCGTGCACGCGCTGCAGGGTGCGTGGTCGGCGATCCACCACGGGGACGGGCTCGTCGACGTCCTCGAGCGTTCCGTGCGCGGCGGGCGCGACACCGACACGGTGGCGGCGATCGCGGGTGCCGTCGCCGGTGCGGTGCACGGGGCCGGCGCGGTCCCGGACGCGTGGCGGCGGATCCTGCACGGCTGGCCGGGGCTCGACGCGGACGGGCTGGGGGACCTCGCCCGTCGGGCGGCCACGCGGGAGCCGGTGGCCGGGTGA
- a CDS encoding DUF805 domain-containing protein, whose product MTQMPFATAPATADDAPLPGATFGQAVGRFYGRYATFSGRASRSEYWWVALFFTIVLFGGGLLAAVLGTATTERGAASDDPGPFAVMVGVIIAGVLIASIVPSLALNARRLHDANLSGWLQLVCLIPSIGSLVMMGLAMIPSTPEGARYDKVPPPRSPYGY is encoded by the coding sequence ATGACGCAGATGCCCTTCGCCACGGCCCCCGCCACAGCCGACGACGCCCCGCTGCCCGGCGCCACGTTCGGCCAGGCCGTCGGCCGTTTCTACGGCCGCTACGCGACGTTCAGCGGCCGCGCGAGCCGCAGCGAGTACTGGTGGGTCGCCCTCTTCTTCACGATCGTGCTCTTCGGTGGCGGGCTGCTCGCGGCGGTCCTCGGGACTGCGACGACGGAGCGGGGGGCCGCGTCGGACGACCCGGGACCGTTCGCGGTGATGGTCGGCGTCATCATCGCCGGCGTCCTGATCGCGAGCATCGTGCCCTCGCTCGCGCTCAACGCCCGTCGCCTGCACGACGCGAACCTCTCGGGCTGGTTGCAGCTCGTCTGCCTGATCCCGAGCATCGGGAGCCTGGTGATGATGGGCCTCGCGATGATCCCGAGCACACCCGAGGGCGCGAGGTACGACAAGGTGCCGCCGCCGCGGTCGCCGTACGGGTACTGA
- a CDS encoding ABC transporter permease, whose amino-acid sequence MTTLTDGGRTALREGGRTALREGTRQTLLLAQWQLRRQQQFLPLMVVVQVFMAVATVVGYGLLVGDPDPLTALYLATGAPTVTLITVGLVMTPQMVAQARTEGSLDWMRTLPVPRVAFLLSDLLVWTLIALPGMAIGIVAGALRYDIALSLAPWFLPATVLVSLTAAAVGYAMATVLPPQIAMLVTQMLVFVVLLFSPVSYPAERMPAWLASAHEWLPIEPMAQLVRAGLAQDVFAMPTRSLVVLIAWAVASLVAASVALQRRA is encoded by the coding sequence ATGACCACGCTCACCGACGGAGGGCGCACCGCGCTCCGCGAGGGAGGTCGCACCGCGCTCCGCGAGGGCACGCGCCAGACGCTGCTGCTCGCGCAGTGGCAGCTGCGCCGGCAGCAGCAGTTCCTGCCGCTGATGGTCGTCGTGCAGGTGTTCATGGCCGTCGCCACCGTCGTGGGCTACGGGCTGCTCGTCGGCGACCCCGACCCCCTGACCGCCCTGTACCTGGCCACCGGCGCGCCGACGGTCACGCTCATCACCGTCGGCCTGGTCATGACGCCGCAGATGGTCGCGCAGGCCCGCACCGAGGGGTCGCTCGACTGGATGCGCACGCTGCCCGTGCCGCGCGTCGCGTTCCTGCTGTCCGACCTGCTGGTCTGGACGCTGATCGCGCTGCCCGGCATGGCGATCGGCATCGTCGCCGGGGCGCTGCGGTACGACATCGCGCTGTCCCTCGCGCCGTGGTTCCTGCCCGCGACCGTGCTCGTGTCGCTGACCGCCGCCGCCGTCGGGTATGCCATGGCCACGGTGCTGCCGCCGCAGATCGCGATGCTGGTGACGCAGATGCTCGTGTTCGTCGTCCTGCTGTTCTCGCCCGTCTCCTACCCCGCCGAGCGCATGCCCGCGTGGCTGGCGAGCGCGCACGAGTGGCTGCCCATCGAGCCCATGGCGCAGCTCGTCCGTGCCGGCCTCGCGCAGGACGTGTTCGCGATGCCCACGCGATCCCTCGTCGTGCTGATCGCGTGGGCCGTCGCGTCGCTCGTCGCGGCGTCGGTGGCGCTGCAGCGGCGCGCCTGA
- a CDS encoding response regulator encodes MIRVLLVDDQALIRMGFRLLLESAGDLDVVGEAQDGQSAIEQAAALRPDVVLMDVRMPGVNGIDATRRIVEAHPDARVLVLTTFDLDEYAFAALRAGASGFLLKDAAPAELVTAVRTVASGEAVVSARITRRMLELFAGHLPAPGENVDPDAPHPRLADLTPREVEVLRSVADGLSNAEIARRLFLSEATVKTHVGRILAKLGVRDRVQAVVVAYETGLVRAGE; translated from the coding sequence ATGATCCGCGTCCTGCTGGTCGACGACCAGGCGCTCATCCGCATGGGGTTCCGGCTGCTGCTGGAGAGTGCGGGCGACCTCGACGTCGTGGGCGAGGCGCAGGACGGTCAGTCGGCGATCGAGCAGGCCGCGGCGCTGCGTCCGGACGTCGTCCTCATGGACGTGCGCATGCCCGGCGTCAACGGCATCGACGCGACCCGCCGCATCGTCGAGGCCCACCCCGACGCGCGCGTCCTGGTGCTGACGACGTTCGACCTCGACGAGTACGCGTTCGCCGCGCTGCGTGCGGGCGCGAGCGGGTTCCTGCTCAAGGACGCCGCACCGGCCGAGCTCGTGACCGCCGTGCGCACCGTCGCGTCGGGCGAGGCGGTCGTGTCCGCGCGCATCACCCGCCGCATGCTCGAGCTGTTCGCCGGGCACCTGCCCGCCCCGGGTGAGAACGTCGACCCCGACGCCCCGCACCCCCGCCTCGCCGACCTCACCCCCCGCGAGGTCGAGGTGCTGCGGTCCGTCGCCGACGGTCTGTCGAACGCCGAGATCGCTAGGCGCCTGTTCCTGTCCGAGGCGACCGTCAAGACGCACGTCGGTCGCATCCTCGCGAAGCTCGGGGTGCGCGACCGCGTGCAGGCGGTGGTGGTCGCGTACGAGACGGGGCTGGTGCGGGCGGGCGAGTGA
- a CDS encoding alpha/beta hydrolase family protein yields MSRRNHVDPVPPTRPTSSRRRRALLLATVLLTWAATLSPASPALAAGYERGPAPTTATLDAARGPFAVSQERVYSWRASGFGGGDIYYPTATDQGTFGVVAIAPGYTAGRSTMAWLASRIASHGFVVINIDTTTRSDQPTSRGRQLLAALDHVTGASAVRDRADASRQAVVGHSMGGGGALVAATSRPTLQAAVPLTPWNLTKSWSSLQVPTLVVGAERDSVASVRTHAEPFYESMPAALPKGYLELNNASHFAPVTTNSTIGRYTVAWLKRYVDDDLRYHPFLCPAPAPSSAIEEFRATC; encoded by the coding sequence ATGTCCCGCAGAAACCACGTCGACCCCGTTCCGCCGACCCGTCCCACGTCGTCCCGTCGCCGACGCGCGCTCCTGCTCGCGACGGTGCTGCTGACCTGGGCCGCCACCCTGAGCCCGGCCTCACCCGCGCTGGCGGCGGGCTACGAGCGCGGCCCTGCGCCGACGACGGCCACGCTCGATGCCGCGCGCGGCCCGTTCGCCGTCTCCCAGGAGCGTGTGTACTCCTGGCGGGCGTCCGGCTTCGGCGGTGGCGACATCTACTACCCGACGGCGACCGACCAGGGGACGTTCGGCGTCGTCGCGATCGCGCCCGGCTACACCGCCGGTCGGTCCACCATGGCGTGGCTCGCGTCGCGCATCGCGTCGCACGGGTTCGTCGTCATCAACATCGACACGACCACCCGCTCCGACCAGCCCACGAGCCGCGGGCGCCAGCTCCTCGCCGCGCTCGACCACGTCACGGGCGCGAGTGCCGTCCGCGACCGCGCCGACGCCAGTCGCCAGGCCGTCGTCGGCCACTCCATGGGCGGCGGCGGGGCCCTCGTGGCCGCGACCAGCCGTCCGACGCTGCAGGCCGCGGTCCCGCTGACGCCGTGGAACCTCACCAAGAGCTGGTCGAGCCTGCAGGTGCCCACGCTCGTCGTCGGGGCCGAGCGCGACTCCGTGGCGTCGGTGCGTACGCATGCCGAACCGTTCTACGAGAGCATGCCGGCGGCGCTCCCCAAGGGGTACCTCGAGCTCAACAACGCCAGCCACTTCGCCCCCGTCACGACCAACTCGACCATCGGTCGGTACACGGTCGCGTGGCTCAAGCGGTACGTGGACGACGACCTGCGCTACCACCCGTTCCTCTGCCCGGCGCCCGCACCGAGCTCGGCGATCGAGGAGTTCCGCGCGACCTGCTGA
- a CDS encoding DUF6318 family protein, translated as MRMRGRTVVVVVAAGLMTGCTADAAPVATASAEPSVTASESPTATPTPTPTVDVTVPPERPEAMGTASADGAAAAASYFISLFPYINATGDLTEWDALASPECDFCAGVRANVTDLHSRGHRNIGDAEILASTGTEVDAGRWYSARLHVVIAASVDLDRDGAIVDEHPEENREIDVVMTWSDGWTIDEVGPAATPTT; from the coding sequence ATGCGCATGCGTGGACGAACTGTCGTGGTCGTTGTCGCGGCCGGACTGATGACCGGGTGCACGGCCGACGCCGCGCCCGTGGCCACGGCATCGGCGGAGCCGAGCGTGACGGCGTCGGAGTCGCCCACGGCTACTCCGACGCCCACGCCGACAGTGGACGTGACCGTGCCGCCCGAGCGGCCGGAGGCGATGGGGACGGCGAGTGCGGACGGGGCGGCGGCCGCGGCGAGCTACTTCATCTCGCTCTTCCCCTACATCAACGCGACCGGAGACCTCACGGAGTGGGACGCTCTGGCATCGCCGGAGTGTGACTTCTGCGCCGGCGTGCGTGCGAACGTCACGGACCTTCACAGCCGCGGGCACCGCAACATCGGCGACGCGGAGATCCTGGCCTCCACCGGCACAGAAGTCGACGCAGGTCGGTGGTACTCCGCTCGCTTGCACGTCGTTATCGCCGCGTCCGTCGATCTCGACCGCGATGGAGCGATCGTCGATGAGCACCCTGAGGAGAACCGCGAGATCGACGTCGTGATGACGTGGTCGGACGGCTGGACGATCGACGAAGTCGGCCCGGCCGCGACGCCGACAACGTGA
- a CDS encoding ABC transporter permease, translating to MTTASSPATVPAVRARTRTVVQPVTFPRLLAAEWVKLRSLRSTWWALALALAFFPLLGAMRSASIATIADDAPAGSFVGPVYVTSGVSLALLVLCGLAVVVITAEYRTGQIRSTLTAAPARLPVLWAKLLVVVGVAFATAVVGTVIGWAASAPWFEDAGMTVDLLDPEHARIMLGVPLYLAAMTALAYAIGAIVRSSAAGIASVLGLVFVVEPAFAYIPFEPLQQFAAYLPTAAGARLITSDSLGSIVTGSQVTTLSPWAGFGVLLVWVTVLLVVASVLLRRRDA from the coding sequence ATGACCACCGCCTCCTCCCCCGCCACCGTGCCCGCCGTCCGCGCCCGGACCCGGACCGTCGTGCAGCCCGTCACGTTCCCCCGGCTTCTCGCCGCCGAGTGGGTCAAGCTCCGCTCGTTGCGCTCCACGTGGTGGGCGCTCGCGCTGGCCCTCGCGTTCTTCCCGCTCCTCGGCGCCATGCGCAGCGCGAGCATCGCCACGATCGCCGACGACGCCCCCGCCGGCTCCTTCGTCGGTCCCGTGTACGTGACGTCCGGGGTCAGCCTCGCGCTCCTCGTCCTGTGCGGGCTCGCGGTCGTCGTCATCACCGCGGAGTACCGCACCGGACAGATCCGCTCGACGCTCACCGCCGCCCCCGCGCGCCTCCCGGTGCTGTGGGCCAAGCTCCTCGTGGTCGTCGGGGTGGCCTTCGCGACGGCCGTCGTCGGCACCGTCATCGGCTGGGCCGCGTCCGCGCCCTGGTTCGAGGACGCCGGCATGACCGTCGACCTCCTCGACCCCGAGCACGCGCGCATCATGCTCGGCGTGCCGCTGTACCTCGCCGCGATGACGGCCCTCGCGTACGCCATCGGTGCGATCGTCCGCAGCTCCGCCGCCGGCATCGCGTCGGTGCTGGGCCTCGTGTTCGTCGTCGAGCCCGCGTTCGCCTACATCCCGTTCGAGCCGCTGCAGCAGTTCGCCGCCTACCTGCCCACGGCCGCCGGTGCACGGCTCATCACCTCGGACTCCCTCGGTTCCATCGTCACCGGGTCGCAGGTCACCACCCTGAGCCCGTGGGCCGGGTTCGGTGTCCTGCTGGTCTGGGTGACCGTGCTCCTGGTCGTGGCCTCCGTGCTGCTGCGCCGCCGGGACGCCTGA
- a CDS encoding sensor histidine kinase, which produces MTTNQGGTSADPAAPGGAAGDVPGVGAVDGRVEPGVEPGLEPGDGPGVEPGVEPARGLAGGPVDPTVDGPAVGPAARILVVARGVLQRLVPPPAVVTALLVVAFLGYGLLTGLGAESMYYLTDYLSDTQVSRMATASVVLTLAGATALVWRHRRPVTVAGVVGALAVVSLLAAGGTNGFELAIACALFAVAAARPPRVAWLVAVAVVLPVVVTARLAPLVAVVGTRVLGGDPTDPAARRTAVLPDFLAELLPPSWLVTALPVIVLALLGMAFGSLARTRRLRLAADAEAAAARAAEEAQRARLTQADERARVAREMHDVVAHSITVMVALGAGAAAALDRAPDQARIALDELVETGRTALDDVRRILGVLHAAEDEALGAGAGVGGTSLAGASGSSRGTSGGGPGATSHGAVPMEPQPGVADLARLVERFRTAGLPVRTGGLAVTGLDGLGSTVQLAVYRIVQESLTNALRHAPGTPQVDVDVRRRPDAVEVVVTDQGPGEAVAPSPGTRRGIVGMGERVAAFGGTIEAGPYGQGWRVRALLPQPSGGPLPSEAPLPSEDASSSEAPQSTEGEA; this is translated from the coding sequence GTGACGACGAACCAGGGCGGGACGTCCGCCGATCCCGCGGCGCCGGGTGGCGCCGCGGGGGACGTGCCGGGCGTCGGGGCCGTCGACGGGCGCGTCGAGCCGGGCGTCGAGCCGGGCCTCGAGCCGGGCGACGGGCCGGGCGTCGAGCCGGGCGTCGAGCCGGCCCGCGGGCTGGCCGGCGGGCCGGTCGACCCGACGGTCGACGGGCCGGCCGTCGGGCCGGCCGCGCGCATCCTCGTCGTGGCGCGGGGGGTGCTGCAGCGGCTCGTGCCGCCGCCGGCCGTCGTGACCGCGCTCCTCGTCGTCGCGTTCCTCGGGTACGGGTTGCTGACGGGGCTCGGTGCCGAGTCGATGTACTACCTCACCGACTACCTCAGCGACACCCAGGTCAGCCGCATGGCCACGGCGTCGGTCGTCCTGACGCTCGCCGGGGCGACCGCCCTGGTGTGGCGGCACCGGCGGCCGGTGACGGTCGCGGGGGTCGTCGGTGCGCTGGCCGTCGTGTCGCTGCTCGCAGCCGGCGGCACCAACGGGTTCGAGCTGGCCATCGCGTGCGCCCTGTTCGCGGTGGCCGCCGCCCGGCCGCCGCGGGTCGCCTGGCTCGTGGCCGTCGCCGTCGTCCTGCCCGTCGTGGTCACGGCGCGGCTCGCGCCGCTCGTCGCCGTCGTCGGGACCCGCGTCCTGGGCGGTGATCCCACCGACCCGGCCGCGCGCCGCACCGCGGTCCTCCCGGACTTCCTCGCCGAGCTGCTGCCGCCGTCGTGGCTGGTCACGGCCCTGCCGGTGATCGTGCTCGCGCTGCTCGGCATGGCGTTCGGGTCGCTCGCACGCACGCGACGGCTGCGGCTCGCGGCCGACGCCGAGGCCGCCGCGGCCCGCGCCGCCGAGGAGGCGCAGCGGGCCCGCCTCACGCAGGCCGACGAGCGCGCCCGCGTCGCGCGCGAGATGCACGACGTCGTGGCGCACTCCATCACCGTCATGGTCGCGCTCGGCGCGGGCGCCGCCGCGGCACTCGACCGCGCACCCGATCAGGCGCGCATCGCACTCGACGAGCTCGTCGAGACCGGGCGCACCGCGCTGGACGACGTCCGTCGGATCCTGGGGGTGCTGCACGCGGCGGAGGACGAGGCGCTCGGTGCTGGCGCGGGCGTCGGGGGTACGAGCCTCGCGGGCGCGTCGGGGTCGTCCCGGGGGACCTCGGGCGGGGGTCCGGGCGCGACGTCGCACGGGGCCGTGCCGATGGAGCCGCAGCCGGGCGTCGCGGACCTCGCGCGGCTCGTCGAGCGGTTCCGCACCGCGGGCCTGCCCGTGCGGACCGGCGGACTGGCCGTGACCGGCCTCGACGGCCTGGGCAGCACCGTCCAGCTCGCCGTCTACCGGATCGTGCAGGAGTCGCTCACCAACGCGCTGCGTCATGCGCCGGGCACGCCCCAGGTCGACGTGGACGTGCGCCGTCGGCCGGACGCCGTCGAGGTCGTCGTCACCGACCAGGGGCCGGGCGAGGCCGTCGCGCCGTCGCCCGGGACCCGCCGCGGGATCGTCGGGATGGGCGAGCGGGTCGCCGCGTTCGGCGGGACGATCGAGGCCGGCCCGTACGGTCAGGGGTGGCGCGTGCGCGCGCTGCTGCCGCAGCCGAGCGGCGGACCGTTGCCGAGCGAGGCACCGTTGCCGAGCGAGGACGCGTCGTCGAGCGAGGCGCCGCAGTCGACCGAGGGAGAGGCATGA
- a CDS encoding DUF6318 family protein has protein sequence MRIRGRIVVVVVAVGLVTGCTADAEPVATASAEPTVTATESPTPTPTPTPTMDVTVPPERPEAMGTASADGAAAAARYFISLYPYAYATGDLAAWNELAATGCAFCDSTRDGVTRVHQGGGRVEGGTITVESADGTEVDAGRWYSATVVATEAPSAEHDVNGTILSESPGGVYEFAVALTFASGSWIVDAVDVTPVQ, from the coding sequence ATGCGGATACGTGGACGGATTGTCGTGGTGGTGGTCGCGGTCGGGCTTGTGACCGGGTGCACGGCCGACGCCGAGCCCGTGGCCACGGCTTCGGCGGAGCCGACCGTGACGGCGACGGAGTCGCCCACGCCTACTCCGACGCCCACGCCGACGATGGATGTGACTGTGCCGCCCGAGCGGCCGGAGGCGATGGGGACGGCGAGTGCGGACGGGGCGGCGGCCGCGGCGCGCTACTTCATTTCGTTGTATCCCTACGCGTACGCAACCGGTGATCTCGCAGCATGGAACGAGTTGGCCGCCACGGGTTGCGCCTTCTGCGACAGCACTCGCGACGGCGTGACGAGGGTTCACCAGGGAGGTGGTCGCGTCGAGGGCGGAACCATCACCGTCGAATCTGCCGACGGAACGGAGGTCGACGCCGGACGGTGGTACTCCGCCACCGTCGTCGCGACAGAAGCCCCCTCCGCCGAGCATGACGTCAACGGGACCATCCTCAGCGAGTCCCCAGGTGGTGTGTACGAGTTCGCGGTCGCCCTCACTTTCGCCTCCGGCTCCTGGATTGTCGACGCCGTTGATGTCACGCCAGTCCAGTGA
- a CDS encoding ABC transporter ATP-binding protein: protein MIQADGLTKRYDTKTVVDGMTFTVQPGKVTGFLGPNGAGKSTTMRMVVGLDRPSAGRVTVNGKPYAQHRAPLGEVGALLDAKAVHGGRSARAHLLALATTHGIAPRRVDEVIELTGLTSVARQRAGRFSLGMGQRLGIAAALLGDPQTLILDEPVNGLDPEGVLWVRTLLRGLAAEGRTVFLSSHLMSEMALTADHLIVIGRGRIVADAPVSEVVARAGTSTVRVRTPDAARLAALLSRDPGLEVRSTGADLLDVTGSTPPAIAALAAGAGIVLHELAPVQASLEDAYLQLTGGEVEYRSAPTDATTHPRHTAGAPR, encoded by the coding sequence ATGATCCAGGCCGATGGTCTGACCAAGCGGTACGACACCAAGACCGTGGTCGACGGCATGACCTTCACGGTCCAGCCCGGCAAGGTCACGGGCTTCCTGGGCCCCAACGGCGCCGGCAAGTCGACGACGATGCGCATGGTGGTGGGGCTCGACCGCCCCAGCGCCGGCCGCGTCACCGTCAACGGCAAGCCGTACGCGCAGCACCGCGCGCCGCTCGGCGAGGTCGGCGCGCTGCTCGACGCGAAGGCCGTGCACGGCGGGCGGTCCGCCCGCGCGCACCTGCTCGCCCTGGCCACGACGCACGGCATCGCGCCGCGGCGCGTCGACGAGGTCATCGAGCTCACCGGCCTGACGTCCGTCGCCCGGCAGCGCGCCGGCCGGTTCTCGCTCGGCATGGGGCAGCGCCTCGGCATCGCCGCCGCGCTGCTCGGCGACCCGCAGACGCTCATCCTCGACGAGCCCGTCAACGGCCTCGACCCCGAGGGCGTCCTGTGGGTCCGCACCCTGCTGCGCGGGCTCGCCGCCGAGGGCCGGACCGTGTTCCTGTCCTCGCACCTCATGTCCGAGATGGCGCTCACGGCGGACCACCTGATCGTCATCGGACGCGGGCGGATCGTCGCCGACGCGCCCGTCTCCGAGGTCGTCGCCCGCGCCGGCACGTCGACCGTGCGCGTGCGCACCCCCGACGCCGCGCGCCTCGCCGCGCTCCTCAGCCGCGACCCGGGCCTCGAGGTCCGGTCCACCGGCGCCGACCTGCTCGACGTCACCGGCAGCACACCCCCCGCCATCGCGGCCCTCGCCGCCGGGGCGGGGATCGTCCTGCACGAGCTCGCGCCCGTGCAGGCGTCCCTCGAGGACGCCTACCTGCAGCTCACCGGCGGTGAGGTCGAGTACCGCTCCGCCCCGACCGACGCGACCACGCACCCCCGACACACCGCAGGAGCCCCCCGATGA
- a CDS encoding DUF4190 domain-containing protein, which produces MHQVTFCFPRCAEVTKSMSTNDSGMASPQVPQGPPPPPPYGTPPVAAPPPGLAYAVNPAGPPPGGKGLVITALVVSLVALLLSWVPIINNFAALLAVGGLVLGIVGLVGAARKGRPGKGMAIASVIISLVSLVLVIVTQNAYGRAIDEFVDDLDGTATEQLGGTTTQEATVDEEDEVADAPAAPAVGDVSVVEVAFGQNTYDPTIWWYVVIIDNPNPEHVYPLAGFDVEAVGADGTILDTGSSYVNLLPGRVALTGSFFDVGSNVLDHLDVRGPEVADALHESELGAFAVADVAAASDEWSTKVGGNLSGSFVEEQASVQVDVIARNAQGQIVGSELTFVDRLPVGGQARFEVTFLAPLPADTTYEVYPSM; this is translated from the coding sequence ATGCACCAGGTGACGTTCTGTTTCCCACGATGTGCAGAGGTGACGAAGAGCATGAGCACGAACGACTCCGGGATGGCATCGCCGCAGGTCCCGCAGGGCCCTCCCCCGCCGCCGCCGTACGGCACGCCTCCGGTCGCCGCGCCGCCGCCGGGCCTGGCCTACGCGGTGAACCCGGCAGGTCCGCCGCCTGGGGGCAAGGGTCTGGTGATCACCGCACTGGTCGTCTCGCTCGTGGCGCTCCTGCTGAGCTGGGTGCCGATCATCAACAACTTCGCCGCCTTGCTCGCTGTCGGAGGCCTCGTCCTCGGCATCGTCGGCCTGGTCGGCGCCGCGCGCAAGGGCCGTCCGGGCAAGGGCATGGCCATTGCGTCAGTCATCATCTCGCTCGTGTCGCTCGTGCTCGTGATCGTCACGCAGAACGCCTACGGCCGCGCGATCGACGAGTTCGTCGATGACCTCGACGGCACGGCGACGGAGCAGCTCGGAGGCACCACGACGCAGGAGGCGACGGTCGACGAGGAGGACGAGGTCGCGGACGCACCTGCTGCACCGGCGGTCGGCGACGTCTCGGTGGTCGAGGTGGCCTTCGGCCAGAACACCTACGACCCCACCATCTGGTGGTACGTGGTCATCATCGACAACCCGAACCCGGAACACGTCTACCCCTTGGCGGGCTTCGATGTGGAGGCGGTGGGTGCCGACGGGACGATCCTCGACACCGGGTCGAGCTACGTGAACCTGCTGCCGGGTCGGGTCGCGTTGACCGGCAGCTTCTTCGACGTCGGTTCCAACGTGCTGGACCACCTGGACGTCCGGGGGCCCGAGGTCGCGGACGCGCTGCACGAGTCGGAGCTCGGAGCCTTCGCGGTCGCCGATGTGGCGGCTGCCAGCGACGAGTGGTCGACGAAGGTCGGTGGCAACCTCTCCGGGTCCTTCGTGGAGGAGCAGGCCTCCGTGCAGGTCGACGTGATCGCCCGCAATGCGCAGGGTCAGATCGTCGGCTCCGAGCTCACGTTCGTCGATCGGTTGCCCGTCGGCGGTCAGGCTCGCTTTGAGGTGACGTTCCTCGCGCCGCTCCCGGCCGACACGACGTACGAGGTGTATCCGAGCATGTGA